A genomic window from Fibrobacterota bacterium includes:
- a CDS encoding putative Na+/H+ antiporter: MSGFQIASLVVFAIALVHVFSASRLEVLAHRFPSQAGLLHLLGEVEVVFGFWAMVLFCIHSVLEGGSEAVRRVESLDFTEPLFVFVAMVVAGSRPVVQAARSLVQGVSSILPLPGSIPAAFAILGVAPLLGSFITEPAAMTVAALLMRERLMPDGSSARMRYAALAVLFVNISIGGVLTSYAAPPVLMVAAKWGWNTTFMATTFGWRAVLVVLINAILFIAVFRRELSEMKPLKFPRDGMVPTALVVAHLAFLAAIVASSHHRILFIAVFMLFLGFVQAYRQHHSELLLKQSLLVAFFLAGLVVLGSPQGWWLGPIVESMGDRTLFFGTTALTAIVDNAALTYLGSLVKDPSSSFQYFLVAGAVAGGGLTVIANAPNPAGASILRDRLPDGILAPSKLLLAAIVPTAIAIGVFLL, from the coding sequence GTGAGTGGCTTTCAGATCGCAAGCCTGGTTGTCTTCGCAATCGCGCTGGTGCACGTGTTTTCCGCATCGCGCCTGGAAGTCCTGGCGCACCGTTTTCCGTCGCAGGCCGGACTCCTCCATCTCTTGGGGGAGGTCGAGGTGGTCTTCGGATTCTGGGCCATGGTCCTGTTTTGCATCCATTCCGTGTTGGAGGGCGGGTCCGAGGCCGTCCGACGCGTCGAGTCGTTGGATTTCACCGAGCCTCTTTTCGTGTTCGTCGCCATGGTGGTGGCGGGAAGCCGCCCCGTCGTGCAGGCGGCTCGTTCGTTGGTCCAGGGAGTTTCCTCGATCTTGCCGCTGCCTGGCTCCATACCTGCCGCCTTCGCCATCCTCGGCGTGGCGCCACTTCTGGGTTCGTTCATCACCGAGCCCGCCGCGATGACCGTGGCGGCCTTGCTCATGCGCGAACGCCTGATGCCGGACGGATCCTCCGCCAGAATGCGTTATGCCGCCTTGGCGGTGCTGTTCGTGAACATTTCCATCGGAGGCGTCCTCACGAGCTACGCCGCTCCGCCGGTCCTGATGGTCGCGGCCAAGTGGGGTTGGAACACGACCTTCATGGCCACCACTTTCGGATGGAGGGCGGTCCTGGTGGTGTTGATCAACGCGATCCTGTTCATCGCCGTTTTTCGACGGGAATTGTCGGAGATGAAGCCGCTGAAATTTCCACGCGATGGCATGGTTCCCACGGCGCTGGTCGTCGCGCACCTGGCTTTTCTGGCCGCCATCGTCGCGTCCTCGCACCACCGGATCCTGTTCATCGCGGTCTTCATGCTGTTTTTGGGATTTGTCCAAGCCTATCGCCAGCACCACTCCGAGCTTTTGTTGAAGCAGTCGCTCCTGGTGGCGTTTTTCCTGGCCGGGTTGGTTGTGTTGGGTTCCCCTCAGGGTTGGTGGCTTGGCCCCATCGTCGAGAGCATGGGCGATCGTACGTTGTTCTTTGGAACCACTGCCCTCACCGCGATCGTGGACAACGCCGCCCTGACGTATCTGGGGTCTCTGGTGAAGGATCCTTCTTCATCGTTTCAGTATTTCCTCGTGGCCGGAGCGGTAGCGGGTGGGGGGCTGACGGTGATCGCCAATGCCCCGAATCCAGCCGGAGCGAGCATTCTGCGCGACCGCCTGCCCGATGGTATCCTGGCCCCCTCGAAATTGCTCTTGGCGGCGATCGTCCCGACCGCGATCGCCATCGGGGTATTCCTGCTGTAA